From the genome of Papaver somniferum cultivar HN1 chromosome 2, ASM357369v1, whole genome shotgun sequence, one region includes:
- the LOC113351013 gene encoding uncharacterized protein LOC113351013, with protein MDCETPCSFRFADDKIIESTPAKLAGIFCMQRIGSRKGQKLLKYYCPSDLTDNVLYSKYFTDIKSTKHQTTVTKTNILEKIKQLMAKRRKSGKRKKVDEKDLVCLIGLYLCCVLFFGDKNANGVNAKYLSIVETYDTVLKVSWPDLIHEHLFEEIHTNLSCLSNVKACVQYLLLLFAEHTPAGLIPKVENHEEDIPRVGRWDIYQISDYIWKTDMTQFSPTPSFVAEFSQLEKQLGISTVVPSKDDLQSWLKAQTIENSHLKEQLQEKQAMLKAVYAIAREGISEGDLSGTAEFKVHKFSCQIIQAMGIDPYKVTQEEFMQHEDDVHGDGSTEQEKEKDDAETSFNEEFPCMSLAAGNTPTILQAQTAAEGHKRPLRTYSSSMKSVTTCKTPPKKKPVAKQKPTPTNNVDEEQKKDVEETPVTDEAQKKAADGGVVDGAGDDVAAKVNEDTPGTFDDSSASTQFEDSMVITATTPQTQA; from the exons atggattgtgagacaccatgttcattcaGGTTTGCTGATGATAAGATTATAGAGTCTACACCGGCAAAGCTGGCTGGTATATTTTGCATGCAGAGGATTGGAAGCAGAAAGGGTCAGAAGCTGTTAAAGTACTATTGTCCTAGTGATTTGACTGACAATGTTTTATACAGCAAATACTTCACCGATATCAAATCTACAAAGCATCAGACGACGGTGACTAAGACaaacattttagagaagataaaacaacttatggcaaaaaggagaaaaagtgggaaaagaaagaaagttgatgaAAAGGATCTAGTTTGCCTGATAGGTCTTTATCTTTGCTGTGTATTGTTTTTTGGCGACAAAAATGCCAATGGAGTGAACGCGAAATATCTTAGTATCGTTGAAACTTATGATACGGTGCTCAAGGTGTCGTGGCCTGATTTAATACACGAGCACTTGTTTGAAGAGATTCATACTAATCTTAGTTGTTTGTCAAATGTGAAGGCTTGTGTGCAATACCTACTG ttaTTGTTTGCTGAACACACGCCAGCAGGATTAATCCCGAAAGTTGAGAACCACGAGGAAGATATCCCGAGGGTTGGGAGATGGGATATATACCAGATTTCTGATTACATTTGGAAAACAGACATGACACAGTTTTCG ccaactcctagctttgtggctgagttttcacagcttgagaAGCAGCTGGGTATATCAACCGTGGTACCCAGCAAGGACGACCTGCAAAGTTGGCTGAAAGCGCAAACTATTGAGAATAGCCATCTGAAAGAGCAACTGCAAGAAAAGCAAGCAATGCTTAAAGCAGTGTATGCAATTGCAAGAGAAGGGATATCAGAAGGGGACCTTTCAGGAACAGCGGAATTCAAGGTtcacaaatttagttgccaaattaTCCAAGCAATGGGTATTGATCCTTACAAAGTGACCCAGGAAGAGTTTATGCAACATGAAGATGATGTACATGGAGATGGAAGTACtgagcaagagaaagagaaagatgacgcggaaacttccttcaatgaagaat ttccatgtatgagccttgcagctggaaatacgccaacaattctgcaagctcaaactgctgcagaggGGCACAAAAGACCACTCAGGACATATAGTTCGAGTATGAAGAGTGTGACAACTTGCaagactccaccaaagaaaaagCCTGTCGCAAAGCAAAAGCCCACTCCTACAAATAATGTTgatgaggagcagaagaaagatgTTGAAGAGACACCTGTTACGGATGAGGCACAGAAGAAAGCTGCAGATGGTGGAGTTGTGGATGGGGCAGGTGATGATGTAGCTGCAAAAGTCAATGAGGATACACCTGGAACTTTTGATGACAGTTCTGCTTCAACACAGTTTGAGGACTCCATGGTGATAACTGCTACAACACCGCAAACACAAGCCTGA